A single window of Plasmodium malariae genome assembly, chromosome: 8 DNA harbors:
- the PmUG01_08061900 gene encoding Plasmodium exported protein, unknown function — protein sequence MEQTIMLPYYIRICLFILLSCISHFHHDMSTFNKYLAGRKNIDETLDTITYRLLAKYKHEKGPIIARLKKDIPTINEYSKMCVSNNGKVEKGKNKRTNQCLLNNIVEHGHTNINKSSVYSRRNSHFEKRMLDKIYYKNKVRHFTNADFLFLKNDIKVNKSFICAVTIYHLFVSIIGAVLVVCKYIKLESNFTLDWGLGLGILGCICVFIVILIMIYLHRQILKYGKIRHIKSELHNTAYPSH from the exons ATGGAACAAACGATTATGTTACCATATTATATTAGGATTTGTTTGTTTATCCTATTGAGTTGCATATCTCATTTTCATCATGATATG agtacctttaataaatatttggctgggagaaaaaatattgatgaAACATTAGATACAATAACTTATCGAttactagcaaaatataagcaTGAAAAGGGTCCAATTATTGCACGGTTGAAAAAAGATATACCAACTATCAATGAATACTCAAAAATGTGTGTTTCAAACAATGGAAAAgtagaaaaaggaaaaaataaaagaacaaatcaatgtttattaaataatatagtagAACATGGCCatactaatataaataaatcttCGGTATACAGTAGAAGAAATtcacattttgaaaaaaggatgttagataaaatatactataaaaataaagttaggCATTTTACAAATGCtgattttttgtttttaaaaaatgatataaaagtaaacaaATCTTTTATCTGTGCTGTAACTATCTAccatttatttgtttcaaTAATAGGAGCTGTTTTAGtagtatgtaaatatataaaattagaatcAAATTTTACATTAGATTGGGGTCTTGGATTAGGTATATTAGGGTGTATATGCGTGTTCATAGTTATTCTAATAATGATTTATCTCCATagacaaattttaaaatatggcAAGATAAGACATATAAAGAGTGAATTGCATAATACGGCATATCCTTCTCACTGA